The DNA sequence TAgatcgctctgataccatgataAATTGCAGATATGGATGCGGAATATATGAAGAATCAATGTAAAACTACTAATCTATGGAGAGTTTATACAGTAAACTTGAAGGTGTTAACAATGGTGATTACAGCTCTACATACTTGAGAAACAAAGAGTACAAACTAAACTGTAAATCTTAAGCTACAAGAAATGAATGTCTAGTTGTTATATAGGCATATGGACTAACTGACTACTCTAACAGAACCCAGCTGTCAACTCTGTAACAAAACCACTACTGCTATGCTGAGTTGGACTAACTATATCAGCTGTATTCTCAATAATTAGTTCTAAGGATTTAGGTTCCGCATCGATAAATACGAAGCTATATacgtatatgaatattatagtcGCAATTtaacattaaataataataatttgaaagaaaaaaggaTCATAGACGGAAAATTTCAAATATCCGGAAAATCGAACGGGACGGTGCAGGCTTTCCCGTGACAGTGTTGTGTAGCTTTGGCCGTCTGTTTACGTATTTGTAATAAGCACACCAGCTGTATATGTTAGTCATTTCAGGCATTTGGTTCTACGTAACGAAATTGCACATCTGTATACTGCACTGCAACTTTAGGTTCGAGCCACTTGTTTACTTCcaacataaataaatacattCATCATTACGGAAGACAGTATGCGCACGGCTTTACTTGATCAAATTCGGCGTTGATCATCTCAAAATAACGAGggaattaattaaatatgtgCAACAAATCATTAATTTCCGTCCATATTTGTACACATAATTATTCTTGTGAGGAGCTATATCAAGTATCAAGTAGCTAGCTGTGCCATATGGTATCAACCGAAACGCTTTCTTACGCGCTTTGTTCCATCTCGCATTTATTTTATCACTACACATATAATGATCGACTTTTAACAATCGATTCATAGAAATTTAGATACTCGGACATGCACTACAACAAAACACGATATTTACGTCGTAAATTAagactaaaatatgttataagtTCCAAATTTATGacaaaatatttatgtcattTTTCTCAAGTCGTAAGTTCGGTGCGCAAGACTTCCATCGCGAATATCATGTTTTGTTGTAAATGAAGAGTATTCACTACGATATAAtaagataaaatttaattagtgCGAGTGTAATTTTAGATAAATACACGCATATGTATAAAAAATCGGTTTTATTTTTCATGACCCATTTATATATGTAGAGAACCAGAAGCGAGTAGGAATATTAATCCCATTATAAGTATAGAGAAAAGAGGATCGAAAAGAAGTGCAGATGAGTCATCCTACGAAAACCTAGAAATAGTCGCATTGACAATGAATGACTTGTGTGGAATCAACCTAGTAAGAGCTTCTAAAACAAGACACGAGAACGAGAGACGACGGAGAATGACAGATTCATTTGGAGCCAACTCACTCGTATATATATGTTCATGTACATCTTTTCTCAGACACAAACACAACTAGCTTGTCGGTTTTCAACTAGATACTTTCAAATTTCAAGTCTCTTTAGTAGCTACATATCAGTTTATTCATAATCCTTACTTGTTTAGATATATAGGATCACGTTTCAAACCAGCCGAATGGAAAGGCACGGTTCATATGAATCTCAAACATTGTTTTCGATATCAATTTCCTCATTTAATAACCcacatttattttgttttttccagagaaaaattaaataaaaacaaagtaGCTTTCAACTTATAAATCAAACACAGCCTCTTCCATTGTCTTTCTTAGTCAACCTGATCTGCTCTCACATCTTTAACTTCTGCACAAAGAAACAAAGCTTTTTTGCTTGAGATCAAGAATCGAAGTATATATGGATAAGTCTGGACAGGAGAAGGTTCCGGAAGCTTCGGTCATCGACAACGCTGCAGGCACGGGGCGCTCCTACGAGTGCAACTTCTGCAAGAGAGGGTTCACGAATGCGCAAGCTCTCGGAGGCCACATGAACATACACCGAAAAGAAAAGGCCAAGGCCAGTAAGCCAAGTGAGGTCTTTCGTGGGACGTCTTTTTCGAATCCGTTCTTCAGTGATCATGAGTCTAATTCTAATTCTAAGTGTGGTGAAGCTGATTATAGTCGTCAGTTTAATTTGTCAGTTCCAAACCCTAGTCAGGTTCCGTATGTGAGTTTGAAGAACTTAGGTCCGAATTTGAGTCTGGATATGGGGTCGTGGAGGAGTTTTAAAGAGGATGAAGTTGGAAGAAGAGATGAAAAGATGGAGAATGAAGTGGATCTGGAGCTGCGACTTGGTCATGATCCGAATAGACCTAATAACTAGTAAATTGAGTTCGAACTTGGTATATATCTATAGGTGTTACATGAACAGAAAAGTTTGATTGTGCCTGTTGATCAGAAGGGAAATGAAGGTGTTCAAGTGCAAGATCGAATCGGAACAAGTGAAAGACTATATATGTAAATGAAGCTCTAGTTTCATTCGCGGTACATGCGGTTAGTTGCAATTTAAGTTCCTCGCTCCATATTATATTTGCAGTAAATAAGTAATTAGATCATTGTATATATTGCATAAGAATCTGAAAGTGATCACGCGTTTATGATCTGGTTATAACTGATCAAACGTTCTGATTCCTGATTAATTACTATGATATATATGTACATTAATTACTAGTTAAAATATCTTCttgttcatcatcatcaatacgATTTGCTGTGATGCTAATTAATGATTATGATCAGTAAGTACTGATCACTGATCAGTATGATAATTAGACAGCAAACATGACTGAGAATGTATACCAGATCATGTAATCATCTGCTAGGAGTCTTGATTTCTCATCTAACCACTTATAATATTGTAGCTTAAATCTTAATTAGCAAAATAACTAATCAGTAACATCGATGTTGATCATCTCGAGTTAGCAGCTGAGTACTGCAAACTGTTATACATTTTATATGTACTtaactaataatttataatatgactAGAATggaaaaaattaagaataagaACCCCCGTAGTATGATTCTGATCAGATACATTGATCTCAGCATATAATTAAAGTAGCATATATCATCTCGGTTACCTTGTATGTAACATGGTATCACTAGGCTGCCTAGTTTCTGCAGTTGTAGTGACTAGTGTACATACATGCTGTTGCTTGTTTGGACTAATTCATGATGTTGCAGTTGCATGTCAATTTTAAAGGAGACAAAAACTATAAGGATATAGTAAAGCTTATTGATTTGTGATATAAGTCAGAAACTATATCAAGCTGGATGGATATATTTTGTTCATCTGCTTAGTTGTTGTCTCCAAAAGATTAAAGACAAGAAAATTttagattcatcaactacatacACTTTAGGTGTTTGGTACATGAAACATTCTTGAAGCTAAAAGAATAGTAGTTCATTGCCCAATTTATGTATTCGATACATGAAACATTCTTGAAACTAGGTTTAGGTATTCGTTACATGAAACATTCTTGAAGTAGTTAAGACTAGTTGATTTTTGTCTAGTTTTGGTATTTGATGCACGAAATATTCTCGAAACTAAGAATAGTAGACCATATTATGCTACATGTATTACAACAAATTAACACGGACATAAATTTATTCTTCCTTAGTTATAATGTAAAAACGGCGTTGTACTCGGACactttttgattgttttttaattaagaaaaagtATTCAAATGAGTAACTTATGGCGGCAAAGAAAGGACCATCATCATAAATACGCGTCGTTTCTTCTCACGGGAAAAACTAGTATTAGTCAAGTACTTTAtatcataatttaataattGTACTTGCGACGGGTTGGATCTCCGTCATAATATTGAATAACTTAGGATCAAAAGGACCATCTATCATATATACACGTCGTTTCTTCTCAGGAAAAAAACTAGTATTAGTTAAGTGCTTTACgtcataatttaataattaaaatattgtactTATGATGGATTAGATTTCCGTCATTATGACAGTTTTTAAATTTCGTCGTAAGTTTAGGCGCGCAGTAAATCAATCACAGGTTATCCATCATAAATCAGTGATAGTGATGCATACATGATATACTTCTCATCTGTTAACAAGAATTCTAGTAACTGTATATTCAGAGCATCGCTGCGCGCAGAATCACATTGATGTGCGAGTTTTGCAGTTAACCTTGTTTATAACTTAGCTCAACTATAATAACTTAATAAGCCTCACTCAGCGTgacacatatatacatagaaCGGCCGAGGAAATGACTATGTTTCTTGTTTTAACGGGGGATTATCAAGGATAatatatactactccctccgtttcaaaatacatgttcacttcagaataaaaaaattgtttcaaaatatttatccacttcaactttcaatgtaaatttatatttccaaatcAAGCATACCCTACATATTATATTgaattaatgacttaatacacctcttttttctcacaatccacttttcttaaattatatatgatttttttaaaatggacatgtaatctgaaacggagggagtaacgtATAAGAATTTGGGAGTCTTGAAACCGCTGTACTAATTCATAGTATTGTTTTATCGATTATTGTGTATGCTTTTGTTTGAACGAGCAGTCCAGGCCGTCTAGCTTTggtaatatatttcataaatcttttttatttttgtaatatatgtgAGTTCAGCATTTCAGTTGGATTTGAACCCGAAGAAATTCGGATGAAAAATTTGACTGCTTTTGTGCAAATAATTTGATTTCGCTACAACAATTTCTGCCATTTCCGACTGCTATTTAAGCTTCTCGGTCAAAAGCAGGATTTCTCCAACACTCCTGGATATCGTTTGGTTGTTGCTCAAAAACAGgcgaaaaattatttgataaaacgACTTTTCTTTTCTGAACATCACTATTTAGCTCAAAACTGTTTTTAGGAAAATCACGTGCTCTCATGCTTGTGTAAAAACTAAAAAGCTGTTTTTCACTATCAAATAATCTCAAAATATGCATATATCagaaaaatttatcaaacaattatcTGACTCCTACGACAACACTATTTTTACCCGCATTTTTCCCTTTTATCGGAAGATTACCGCAACACACTCAATTCATCTCCagtacataaaataaaatccatGTGTTTACAAGAGCTATAGATTGTACATGCCCAAATTAAAACGCATTCATCACTTGAATCTTTTTGGTATGAGCCCCTGAAGTATGGGAAGACTGAGGACTAAATTGAATGAACAAAGAAAAGCCTGTCCGAACATTTCTTCCCAGTTGTGCTTTGTCATTAGCCTTCTCATGCCACCTAGAAAACATACTGTGTTAAGTATGACTAGCAATGTTAATGGGATCATGAACATCTTGGCGCCACTGAAATCGAATTTTCCCTTCATATATTTCTCCAGCTTTTCTTGATCCACGGCTTTGTTTGTCAGTCTGAAGCTGGCTTTTGTCATGCCTAGCCACTTCATTAGGACATCCAGGCTTCCGAAAAGCAATGCTGTAACGGACTTTATCATGAATATTCTTTGCTCATTCCACCATGTCCTGATGGATCCGCCACTGGATAGGACTTCGTATAGATGTTGAATGAGGGATGATGTGTACACCCCAGCAAATGCTGCAAACCATGGGCTTGAAACCTGCAAAAAGAATAACCGTGGTGAaatgaaatgatggatttcaTTTTAAAGACGGGGGGTGGTTCGTGTACCTTAGGGAACAAGGGAATGCCGGTTAAGAAACATAGGGGAGAAATGATTCCGTATAATAGGCAAGGGACTGAGAAAAGTGGCATGAATGTGAAGTATCCGTAGCAGAGACTTTGAAGCATTGTCGTATTTGACAAACCATAAGTCATTGGACTAAACTTGGAGAGGCCGACTTGAAGCAATCCAGAGGACCATTTTATGAGTTGAACCAATGCATCTTTCATATCAATGGTGGTACATCCCAAGAAACATGGCCTTTTGGGATACAGATAGACCGAACGCCATCCTCTGTTATGCAAACGATAACCGGTGAATGTACTCTCCAATAGACAATCATAGGAGTAGCCAATCTGTCATCACATGAACAGAAACTTAAAAAATTTCCCATGAAACTTACATATTGTCGTATTAAGCCTAGCACGCGTTTCAGAAAGAAACATGTTGTGATACTTGCCTCTTTACCCCATTGTGTGTCCTTTTCGTAGTCACAACAAGCCAGAGCCTCTGCCTCTTTCATGACTGCTTCTGATAAATTTTTCATTTTACCGGAGTTGTCCTTGTTACTGCCTTTTAAGGAGGCAATGAACTCGGTGGAACTGCCAAATTGCTTCTCTGATTCCTGAAGAATTTTCTCTGTAAATCAAAGTAAATGGAAACATCAACAACATATTGACTAGTTTCTTCCTTTTACAGCTCTTAGATATAGACTCGATGTTTAAACAATTGCTTCAGAATATGAGCAAACCTTCTTGATAGGGACTACAGTATAGTGCCTTTTTGTTCAAGTAATATCCTGTCCCTGCACAAACCGTTCCTCGTTGGCCATCCATACCTTGATATTTTGTCTGAGACAAACAGATTTTATCAGTCATTTTCCGTAGCTGAACTACAAAGGGTCAATTGATTATCAATAACTAAGGTACAGAAGCTGCAGCTGGTTTAATTTACTGCACCTTGTAAGCTGCTCTTGCCTGGCCATCATAGATATCGTTGTCACTGACATTATAGAAAATTTGAGGGTACTGTACATAAGAGAGATCGCGAGACATCTGAGGATCAAGATGGAAGCAcatggattgtcttgcagagGCAGGGTCGTTGCAGTACATATCACAGTCCAACACAAGTATGTAAGGGGCATTGCTCATTATGCCAGAAACGCGAAGCTGAAACAATGTTGGTATGCAAATTCATAATCATTATGTAAAAGTGACAGAGGAGAGTAAAGTAGCAAGATTTTTATTGTGCGTACAAGTGCATTGAGGGCTCCAGCCTTGAAACGATGAGGACGAGTTGGCCTTTTCTCACGAGACACATAAACTAGAAGAGGCATCTTATGTTTCTTGTCATTCTCCCTGTCCTTGCTCTTATCATCATGTATTACCTAAAATTCAATGAAAAATACATGCCAGTATTATAATATGTGATATCTGATCATAATTCTTAAAGGCACTGACAAAATTCCACAACAATTCTTGAATTAAGGACCTTAACTAAGGTATGAGTTGTTCTGTCATTGAATTGAATTCAGTTTTGGATTAGTACATACCTCAATGTAAGCAGATCGATCATGCACAACACTGTCTTCTAAAGCAGCTTTCTCGACGTTCACCTTGAACACCTCATATGCAGACTGCAACACAAAATACTCTTTAGCTGGTTCTGTTTTTCACTATCCACTCTAAAAAACACTCTGACAGTATCATACTCTAAATTTCCTCTTACAAACAACATGATTACCTTCAATTTTGCTTCCTCCGCCTTAAACTCATCGCTCCTCAAAACGCGTTCATCATCTCCCAACTTGGAAAAAAATGCCTCAGGACATCTGGTCTTGACATCATATTCTCTACAAAAGGGCAACCAAGACTCTGCAAACAGACACGCTTCCTTAATAGCATAAAGTGTTGATGCAGCACCCCCATCATCAGACAAATAAACGCTAAGCCTATCCGACGGATAATCAAGAGCCATAGCTGACAAAACAGTGTTCATCACCTCAACAGTAGGCTCTTTAGTAGGATCAGCAGTGCAAATAAACACATCCACTCCCGGTAACTCCCCATCTGCAGGAAGATTCTCAGGAAAAACTGTCCTAGCCACGGGCCTCCATCGAAAAGCCTGCATCAGTATCCAAATAAAAGTAAACATGATCTCTGCAATTGCCATAAGCCCCCAAACAAAAACTGGCACAGTCCCATCATTACCAAAGATGTGAGAAACTCTGTAGTATAGTAAGCTTAGTATAGCTaagaaatgaaaaataatgtgAATTCTGTTGATTATAGTCCTCGGAAGCTCGAGTTTGCAGGTCTGAAGAGAGACTGTGGCCATTTCTGATCTTGGTCAGCTCTGGCTGCTTGATCCTTAGTATTTGAAGGGTCTgaaaatacatattaaaaatgCAAATCTGTCAACTTATAATTACAATTCGGATGTTTGTAGTTGTTTAATGATCCGTGTTGACATATGTTTTGAACATTACTCATAAGGTCCTTTTCATGCAAGTATTTTACTACTCAGTTGATTTCTTGTAATAATCTACAGTACAATGTATGAATTCAACTGAGTTGGAGTGTGACATCTTTGTAAGTATGCTTGGCTTCATGTTTAAGGATTAAGCACCTTGTTAATATGTTCTACCGAATAGAATAAATTGCAGGGTGAGTGGAAGGTTAATCCACAATTGCTTAGCTAAGTAACGTACGGAATTCATAGTTGATCGTTAATCAAGTGAAATCTTAATAGACGAGGATCGTGCTTGTTTCTGTGTGAGTGGCCTATAATTTTACCGTGTACGTTGGTTTTTGATTAGTTTTACTGTCTTGTAAACGGATCAAGTTCAGATTAAaggaaaattatttaaaacggCATGAAATTGAATATCTaaatttaagataaataaatttgtatttgtatcAGTTTCGATACCGCCGTCTGATACTTTAACTAATTGTCCACTACTACGTGTGTTTTCTATGTAGTACTTAAAGCATATCGGTTGAAGTAGATTCTATGAATTGAAAGCCCTTTGAGTAATACcagtttctttcaaaacatatgACCTTCCGCATGTCATTTTCAGGTAAATTGGAAATAATCTTGATAAATTTAATTGTGAACCGGATCGTGTTATGTGTTTAATTCACCGGTTATTTCATGACTGCACATATTGTTTTCCTAAAATTCAGGGCCGGACAGAATATATGTGATTTGACCTACGTCAGTTTCTTTTTCTTACCCTATTAAAATGCTGTAATCAAATTATGCTAACTGCTGCTGTATAAGACAAAACCCCTTACCTTCTTCCTCGTTTTGGAGGCAGTAGCATAATTTAGGGTCCTCGTCTGGGTCTGCGACGCGGACCTATgatcattaattgaatattttacGATAACATTTTTCTGACATGTCCAgcattttttaactaatttgcTCACAAATCTAACAAAAAAAGGGAAAAGTAGTTGTCTCTTATCTTTGCTCTCTTCCTTCTTAAATCATTTTCTTTCGCTTATTTTACCTTTGTCTAATTCTTTCACATTTGTCTTATTATATTTGAACATAAGCATTTCTTTCTAAATAGTAAATTCCAACCAGCCTTGTATCTTCTTAGTTCTTACCAACATATAGTGTTAATCAACACACCAGTGTTGATTttaaatcctaaagaatttCAATCATATCCAAGAATAAATAGGGCGTAAAAATTATGCAAGGCGTATGTTTACAACTCATGTAGAGTCTTCTCAATTCTGTCTGCGTTTTcgatatttgtattttattctttaaagtgaaatttttttaaaagtaaattgACCacataattgtttttaaaaaggAAGAATAAGCGTTTttagaattttgatttataaacaaatatatgaaaattaaatcaTTATCTACAAAAGGAATAGTATAAAGGGTTTGTCTactgtgtgcccatgggcacacactaagcacggAAACTCATAAATTCGGTGTGTTTTCATTGGTGTGGTtagtgtgaatgcagggggccatcattattaaagaagtgtaaaccaatcaaaacaaggaaaaactatcaaatttttgtgcttattgtgtgcccattgacacatcatagaaaaactgtagtataaaataaagtataacaTCAGCCAGGGTACATAAAAGTCAAAcaacatatttaaaatatgttgGTGGCTACATTTTCCATTTCGCTCAAGAGAAGGCATCAGTTTCTTCATTCAATCgtctttgttttagttttaagttTCAATATGTGGATCTTTCAGAGCAATTCTACTCTGGTAGACTACATAATATTACTATACAAGCAGTGCACTGGAGTTGGTTCTAAGCTTTGCTTTAGCCTATTccatgaatttattttttcgGGAGTTCTCTTGTGTGTTTCAGCATTTGTACACTGAACTTGggttttatttatcaaatttgaaTGCCGTACGCACATACCA is a window from the Daucus carota subsp. sativus chromosome 8, DH1 v3.0, whole genome shotgun sequence genome containing:
- the LOC108198438 gene encoding zinc finger protein 11, with the translated sequence MDKSGQEKVPEASVIDNAAGTGRSYECNFCKRGFTNAQALGGHMNIHRKEKAKASKPSEVFRGTSFSNPFFSDHESNSNSKCGEADYSRQFNLSVPNPSQVPYVSLKNLGPNLSLDMGSWRSFKEDEVGRRDEKMENEVDLELRLGHDPNRPNN
- the LOC108199173 gene encoding cellulose synthase-like protein G1, which encodes MATVSLQTCKLELPRTIINRIHIIFHFLAILSLLYYRVSHIFGNDGTVPVFVWGLMAIAEIMFTFIWILMQAFRWRPVARTVFPENLPADGELPGVDVFICTADPTKEPTVEVMNTVLSAMALDYPSDRLSVYLSDDGGAASTLYAIKEACLFAESWLPFCREYDVKTRCPEAFFSKLGDDERVLRSDEFKAEEAKLKSAYEVFKVNVEKAALEDSVVHDRSAYIEVIHDDKSKDRENDKKHKMPLLVYVSREKRPTRPHRFKAGALNALLRVSGIMSNAPYILVLDCDMYCNDPASARQSMCFHLDPQMSRDLSYVQYPQIFYNVSDNDIYDGQARAAYKTKYQGMDGQRGTVCAGTGYYLNKKALYCSPYQEEKILQESEKQFGSSTEFIASLKGSNKDNSGKMKNLSEAVMKEAEALACCDYEKDTQWGKEIGYSYDCLLESTFTGYRLHNRGWRSVYLYPKRPCFLGCTTIDMKDALVQLIKWSSGLLQVGLSKFSPMTYGLSNTTMLQSLCYGYFTFMPLFSVPCLLYGIISPLCFLTGIPLFPKVSSPWFAAFAGVYTSSLIQHLYEVLSSGGSIRTWWNEQRIFMIKSVTALLFGSLDVLMKWLGMTKASFRLTNKAVDQEKLEKYMKGKFDFSGAKMFMIPLTLLVILNTVCFLGGMRRLMTKHNWEEMFGQAFLCSFNLVLSLPILQGLIPKRFK